The Niastella koreensis GR20-10 genome includes a window with the following:
- a CDS encoding glycoside hydrolase family 127 protein: MLKRSLFALSILAANAVMAQPKKDYPVQAVNFTAVHFTDNFWLPRMKINHSVTIPASFARCESTGRIKNFEMAAAHSGKFCTTYPFDDTDIYKTIEGASFSLSLFPDKKLEAYIDSLIDKIAKAQEPDGYLYTARTIDPTSPHAWAGPERWVKERELSHELYNSGHLYEAAYAHYYATGKKNLLNIALKNADLICSVFGPDKRHVAPGHEIVEMGLVKLYRITGKPEYLQTAKFFIEERGHYDKYDAKSKDPWKNGAYWQDEIPVVDQREAVGHAVRAGYLYSAVADVAALTGDEKLLQAIDSIWENVVTKKIYVQGGLGAIPSGERFGDNYELPNATAYNETCAAIAGVYWNYRMFLLHGDSKYMDVLEKILYNGLISGVGLDGKSFFYTNAMQIKNDFAHHSMEPARSGWFECSCCPTNLTRLIPSIPGYVYALKDDAVYVNLFVSGNAAIQVHGKPVNIVQQNNYPWDGALSFTVSPQKSDAFSLLVRIPGWTGNQAIPSDLYTFNDSQRAKVAISINGQPVDYTVEKGYAVIKRTWKKGDVLKVDLPMEVRRVVANEKVKDDQGKVALQRGPLIYCAEWADNNGKAANILLPADASFQASFKPDLLNGVEVLQSNLPVINVDEKAQTVSTTRRMVTAIPYYAWANRGKGEMMVWFPVKVKDVDIIGQ; encoded by the coding sequence ATGCTAAAAAGATCACTGTTTGCTTTAAGCATCCTGGCTGCCAATGCGGTAATGGCCCAACCCAAAAAAGACTATCCCGTACAGGCGGTAAATTTCACCGCCGTTCACTTTACCGATAATTTCTGGTTGCCGCGGATGAAGATCAACCACTCCGTTACTATTCCGGCTTCGTTTGCCCGTTGTGAAAGCACCGGCAGGATAAAGAACTTTGAAATGGCCGCTGCCCATAGCGGTAAGTTCTGCACTACATACCCCTTCGATGATACGGATATCTACAAAACCATTGAAGGCGCTTCCTTTTCATTAAGCCTGTTTCCCGATAAAAAGCTGGAAGCCTACATAGATTCCTTAATAGACAAAATAGCCAAAGCACAGGAGCCTGATGGCTACCTGTATACTGCCCGTACCATTGACCCAACATCGCCCCATGCCTGGGCTGGCCCCGAACGCTGGGTAAAAGAACGCGAGCTGAGCCATGAGCTGTATAACTCCGGTCATTTGTACGAAGCGGCTTATGCGCACTATTATGCCACCGGTAAAAAGAACCTGTTGAATATAGCCCTGAAAAATGCTGATCTCATTTGTTCGGTGTTTGGTCCCGATAAGCGGCACGTAGCACCGGGCCACGAGATTGTTGAAATGGGACTGGTGAAGTTGTACCGCATTACCGGTAAACCTGAATACCTGCAAACCGCGAAATTCTTTATTGAAGAACGCGGTCATTACGACAAATACGATGCTAAAAGCAAAGACCCCTGGAAGAACGGCGCCTACTGGCAGGATGAGATCCCGGTAGTTGACCAGCGCGAAGCGGTAGGGCATGCCGTTCGGGCCGGCTACCTGTATTCGGCGGTGGCCGATGTAGCGGCCCTCACCGGCGATGAAAAACTGTTGCAGGCCATTGATTCCATCTGGGAAAATGTAGTTACTAAAAAGATCTATGTACAGGGCGGGCTGGGCGCCATTCCTTCCGGCGAACGTTTTGGTGACAACTACGAACTGCCCAATGCCACGGCGTATAACGAAACCTGCGCCGCCATTGCCGGCGTGTACTGGAATTACCGCATGTTCCTGTTGCATGGCGACTCTAAGTATATGGATGTGCTGGAAAAGATCCTGTACAATGGCCTCATCAGCGGAGTAGGCCTCGATGGCAAATCATTTTTCTATACCAATGCTATGCAGATCAAAAATGACTTTGCTCACCACAGCATGGAACCGGCACGGTCTGGCTGGTTTGAATGTTCGTGCTGTCCTACCAACCTCACCCGGTTGATCCCATCTATTCCAGGCTATGTATATGCCCTGAAAGACGATGCGGTGTATGTAAACCTGTTTGTATCGGGCAATGCGGCCATCCAGGTACATGGCAAGCCGGTGAATATTGTGCAGCAAAATAACTACCCCTGGGATGGGGCGCTGAGTTTTACGGTATCGCCGCAAAAAAGCGATGCCTTTAGCCTGCTGGTGCGCATTCCGGGTTGGACTGGCAACCAGGCCATCCCTTCTGACCTGTATACTTTTAATGACAGCCAGCGCGCAAAAGTGGCTATTTCAATAAACGGCCAGCCGGTTGACTATACCGTTGAAAAAGGCTATGCGGTGATAAAACGCACCTGGAAAAAAGGCGATGTGCTGAAGGTTGACCTGCCCATGGAAGTGCGCCGGGTGGTGGCCAACGAAAAAGTAAAAGACGACCAGGGCAAAGTAGCCCTGCAACGTGGGCCGTTGATCTATTGCGCCGAATGGGCCGACAACAATGGCAAGGCGGCTAACATCCTGCTGCCGGCCGATGCCAGTTTTCAGGCATCCTTTAAGCCCGACCTGCTAAATGGGGTGGAAGTATTGCAAAGCAACCTGCCGGTAATAAACGTTGATGAAAAAGCTCAAACAGTATCAACCACCCGAAGAATGGTAACCGCCATCCCTTATTACGCCTGGGCCAACCGGGGTAAGGGGGAGATGATGGTGTGGTTTCCGGTAAAAGTGAAGGATGTTGATATTATCGGGCAATAG
- a CDS encoding MBL fold metallo-hydrolase, with the protein MKSGTVKSVIDVNWFTVAPGVWGLRDGYVNVYLIHNAVEKKWVLVDAGLKRSALKIKELAEYLFWPDSKPAAIILTHGHFDHVGAAQELANDWDVPVFAHLMEVPYLSGASAYPPPDPWAGGGLLSAISSVFPAGPINISEHLQILPDDGSLPFLPDWKYIHTPGHAPGQISLWRRRDRVLLAGDAFVTTRQESVWSVMRQTRKLTGPPKYFTYDWAAAEKSVKTLAVLEPEIVATGHGLPMRGEEMRKMLHNLADNFKELAVPLHGRYTREPGIAGTEGVTYVPKPVNKITPIVAVAAGAAVLGLTAWLIYQSRKSESE; encoded by the coding sequence ATGAAAAGCGGAACAGTAAAATCAGTAATCGACGTCAACTGGTTTACAGTAGCACCAGGGGTATGGGGCCTGCGTGATGGTTATGTAAACGTATACTTAATACATAATGCCGTTGAGAAAAAGTGGGTGTTGGTAGATGCCGGGTTAAAACGGTCGGCTTTAAAGATCAAAGAACTGGCCGAATACCTCTTTTGGCCCGACTCCAAACCGGCAGCCATTATTTTAACGCATGGCCACTTCGATCATGTGGGCGCGGCACAGGAGCTGGCGAATGATTGGGATGTACCGGTGTTTGCCCACCTGATGGAAGTACCATATTTGTCAGGAGCATCGGCTTATCCGCCTCCCGATCCCTGGGCTGGCGGTGGTTTGTTGTCGGCTATTTCGTCGGTTTTCCCTGCCGGACCCATCAACATCAGTGAACATCTTCAGATCCTGCCCGATGATGGCAGTCTGCCTTTTTTACCAGATTGGAAATATATTCATACGCCGGGTCATGCTCCGGGACAGATCAGTTTATGGCGGCGGCGCGACCGTGTACTGCTGGCGGGAGATGCTTTTGTAACCACCCGGCAGGAGTCGGTTTGGTCGGTAATGCGGCAAACCCGCAAGCTGACTGGTCCGCCGAAGTATTTTACGTACGATTGGGCCGCTGCGGAAAAGTCAGTGAAAACGCTGGCGGTGCTGGAACCGGAGATCGTTGCCACCGGTCATGGCCTGCCGATGAGGGGTGAAGAAATGCGGAAAATGCTCCACAATCTGGCAGATAACTTTAAAGAACTGGCAGTTCCCTTACATGGCCGCTATACCCGCGAGCCGGGCATTGCTGGCACCGAAGGGGTTACGTATGTACCGAAACCTGTAAATAAGATTACGCCTATAGTTGCAGTAGCAGCCGGAGCGGCAGTGTTGGGTTTAACGGCGTGGTTGATATACCAAAGCAGGAAATCGGAATCGGAATAG
- the coaE gene encoding dephospho-CoA kinase (Dephospho-CoA kinase (CoaE) performs the final step in coenzyme A biosynthesis.) encodes MALRIGLTGGIGSGKSTVAKVFEVLGIPVYSADEAARRLMNEDEQLRQQIIQHFGPSSYKNNQLDRPYIASQVFNNKEKLELMNSLVHPATIRDAAEWMAKQTTPYVIKEAAIIFESGTQNQHDYIIGVSAPTPLRILRAMKRDGSTREQVLARMSKQIQESIKMRLCDFVIVNDELQAVIPQVLALHEQLITLSKATGR; translated from the coding sequence ATGGCATTACGAATTGGTTTAACCGGCGGTATTGGCAGTGGCAAAAGCACTGTGGCCAAAGTATTTGAAGTACTCGGCATTCCGGTATATTCTGCCGATGAAGCAGCCCGCCGACTGATGAATGAAGACGAACAGTTGCGCCAGCAGATCATTCAGCATTTTGGGCCTTCTTCCTACAAAAACAACCAGCTCGATAGGCCCTATATTGCCAGCCAGGTATTTAATAATAAAGAAAAGTTGGAGTTAATGAATTCGCTGGTGCATCCTGCTACTATTCGTGATGCGGCAGAATGGATGGCCAAACAAACCACGCCTTATGTCATTAAGGAAGCGGCCATTATTTTTGAAAGCGGTACCCAGAACCAGCATGATTATATTATCGGAGTTTCGGCCCCCACTCCACTGCGTATTTTACGGGCCATGAAACGCGATGGTTCTACCCGCGAACAGGTGCTCGCCCGCATGAGCAAACAGATCCAGGAATCTATTAAAATGCGGTTATGCGATTTTGTTATTGTTAATGATGAATTGCAGGCGGTGATACCGCAGGTGCTTGCTTTACATGAGCAGTTGATAACTCTGAGCAAGGCAACAGGCAGGTGA
- the yajC gene encoding preprotein translocase subunit YajC, which yields MTAVILLQATGGGAGYMQLVLLVGMILVFWLFMIRPQAKKAKQAKSFQENLQKGDKIVTIAGIHGRVNKMNEDGTIDIETSPGSYLKIEKSAISMEMTANVNKTAVTTPAK from the coding sequence ATGACAGCAGTTATTTTATTGCAGGCTACAGGTGGCGGCGCCGGATACATGCAGTTGGTTCTTTTAGTAGGTATGATCCTCGTATTCTGGTTATTTATGATCCGTCCACAGGCTAAAAAAGCAAAACAGGCCAAATCATTCCAGGAGAATTTACAGAAAGGCGACAAAATCGTTACTATTGCCGGTATCCATGGCCGTGTAAATAAAATGAACGAAGATGGCACCATCGATATCGAAACCAGCCCAGGCAGCTATTTAAAGATTGAAAAAAGCGCTATCTCTATGGAGATGACCGCTAATGTAAATAAGACAGCGGTTACTACGCCAGCTAAATAA
- a CDS encoding DUF1573 domain-containing protein, whose product MKYLLAFIAAATFIGCDYADKTPPGTPVIPKEAFDSTKFTTIEWIDSTKDYGKITEGQKLDVSFRFKNTGDKPLIIRTIRPGCGCTAAEPPKEPIAPGAEGAIKATFNSQGKEGHNNKAIYIEANTKGTQNHTVHFDVDVEKAASK is encoded by the coding sequence ATGAAATACTTATTGGCCTTTATAGCTGCAGCCACCTTTATCGGCTGCGACTATGCAGATAAAACGCCTCCGGGAACCCCTGTGATCCCTAAAGAAGCGTTCGACAGTACTAAATTCACGACGATTGAATGGATAGATTCAACAAAGGATTACGGTAAGATCACAGAAGGGCAAAAGTTGGATGTATCATTCCGTTTCAAGAACACTGGCGATAAACCGTTGATTATCCGTACAATCAGACCAGGTTGCGGTTGTACAGCCGCCGAACCGCCCAAAGAACCGATAGCACCGGGCGCAGAAGGCGCCATCAAAGCTACCTTCAACAGCCAGGGCAAGGAAGGACACAACAACAAGGCCATTTATATAGAAGCAAATACCAAAGGCACCCAGAACCATACCGTGCATTTTGATGTTGATGTAGAAAAGGCAGCAAGTAAATAA
- the nusB gene encoding transcription antitermination factor NusB, protein MISRRNIRVKVMQTIYSVESQIAESGGEVPAKPVDTVKILQKHFDQTRSLFIYLIHFVTEVARYAETDARNRASKHLPTKEDLNVNIKLAGNELLWKILELPSYKQAVKDDKPEGWVDQDMLKKIYQELSESEKYQQYIAVQGRDKKDEKEMLEYIFNTLLLPNEIFTSYIEEYFSNWDDDADMLVVLMQNFLNKPSAYNFQELLSKEKWQFAKNLLQTTLEKKELALQYIKPKLKNWDPDRIASLDMILMRMGVCEFLFFETIPPKVTINEYIDLAKEYSTPQSGQFVNGILDNIHKDLVRDNQMHKVAFTPNGTQPQQSANKPS, encoded by the coding sequence ATGATCAGCAGAAGAAACATTCGTGTGAAGGTTATGCAAACCATTTATTCTGTAGAAAGTCAGATCGCAGAATCAGGTGGCGAAGTACCTGCCAAGCCAGTTGATACCGTGAAGATTTTACAGAAGCATTTTGATCAAACCCGTTCGCTTTTTATTTATTTGATCCACTTTGTTACAGAAGTGGCCCGTTACGCGGAAACCGATGCCCGCAACCGCGCTTCCAAACACTTGCCTACGAAAGAAGACCTTAACGTTAATATTAAATTAGCCGGTAACGAATTACTGTGGAAGATCCTTGAGCTCCCTTCCTACAAACAGGCCGTTAAAGACGACAAACCTGAAGGCTGGGTTGACCAGGACATGCTGAAAAAGATCTACCAGGAACTGAGTGAATCGGAAAAATACCAGCAATATATTGCCGTACAGGGTAGGGATAAGAAAGACGAAAAAGAAATGCTGGAGTACATTTTCAACACCCTGCTGTTACCCAATGAGATTTTTACCAGTTATATTGAAGAGTATTTCAGCAACTGGGACGATGATGCTGACATGCTGGTAGTGCTGATGCAGAACTTCCTGAACAAACCTTCCGCCTACAACTTCCAGGAATTGCTGAGCAAGGAAAAATGGCAGTTTGCCAAAAATCTGCTGCAAACCACGCTGGAAAAGAAAGAGCTGGCGTTGCAATATATTAAACCTAAACTCAAGAACTGGGACCCTGACCGTATCGCCTCCCTGGATATGATCTTAATGCGGATGGGCGTGTGCGAATTCCTGTTCTTTGAAACCATTCCCCCGAAAGTTACCATTAATGAATACATTGACCTGGCGAAGGAATACAGCACCCCGCAAAGTGGTCAGTTTGTAAATGGTATTCTGGATAATATTCATAAAGACCTGGTGCGGGACAATCAGATGCATAAAGTGGCATTCACCCCTAATGGTACACAGCCACAGCAATCAGCGAATAAACCTTCCTGA
- a CDS encoding co-chaperone GroES, producing the protein MAKKVEAINVTPLHDRVIVRPAKAEEKTAGGIIIPDTAKEKPQRGTVVAAGPGKKDEPVTVKVGDTVLYGKYAGTEIQIEGDDLLIMRESDILAIV; encoded by the coding sequence ATGGCTAAGAAAGTAGAAGCTATAAATGTTACCCCGCTGCACGACAGGGTAATTGTTCGCCCGGCTAAAGCGGAAGAGAAGACCGCAGGTGGTATCATTATCCCCGATACTGCAAAAGAAAAGCCTCAACGTGGTACGGTTGTAGCAGCCGGTCCTGGTAAAAAAGATGAGCCGGTTACTGTAAAAGTTGGTGATACAGTTCTGTATGGCAAATATGCAGGTACTGAGATCCAGATCGAAGGTGACGACCTGCTGATCATGCGTGAAAGCGACATTTTAGCTATCGTATAG
- the groL gene encoding chaperonin GroEL (60 kDa chaperone family; promotes refolding of misfolded polypeptides especially under stressful conditions; forms two stacked rings of heptamers to form a barrel-shaped 14mer; ends can be capped by GroES; misfolded proteins enter the barrel where they are refolded when GroES binds): MAKQLFFDIEARNRMKKGVDALANAVKVTLGPKGRNVVLEKKFGAPSVTKDGVTVAKEIELEDPIENMGAQMVKEVASKTADIAGDGTTTATVLAQSIISEGLKNVAAGANPMDLKRGIDKAVEAVVENLQSQSQAVSINSKQIQQVASISANNDEAIGKLIAEAFSKVGKEGVITVEEAKGTDTTVDVVEGMQFDRGYTSAYFVTNSEKMQAELDNPYILIYDKKISAMKDILHILEKVAQSGRPLLIIAEELEGEALATLVVNKLRGTLKVAAVKAPGFGDRRKEMLQDIAILTKGIVISEEQGYKLEGADLTYLGQAASITIDKDNTTIVGGKGKKDDINARVNQIKAQIEVTTSDYDKEKLQERLAKLSGGVAVLYVGAATEVEMKEKKDRVDDALHATRAAVEEGIVPGGGVAYIRAIAGLNKLKGLNEDETTGIAIVKRAIEEPLRQIVANCGIEGSIVVQKVKEGENDYGFNARSEKYENLLRAGVIDPTKVTRIALENAASISGMVLTTECVIADKPKKEEPHVHGGGAPGMGGMDY; this comes from the coding sequence ATGGCAAAACAACTTTTCTTCGATATCGAAGCCCGCAATAGAATGAAAAAGGGTGTTGATGCTCTGGCCAATGCCGTAAAAGTAACTTTAGGCCCCAAAGGCCGTAATGTAGTACTGGAGAAAAAATTCGGTGCTCCTTCAGTAACAAAAGATGGTGTTACTGTAGCAAAAGAAATTGAACTGGAAGATCCCATTGAAAATATGGGTGCTCAAATGGTAAAAGAAGTAGCTTCTAAAACTGCTGACATTGCAGGTGATGGTACTACTACTGCTACCGTTCTGGCACAATCTATCATCAGCGAAGGTTTGAAGAACGTAGCTGCCGGTGCTAACCCAATGGACCTGAAACGCGGTATCGACAAAGCTGTTGAAGCAGTTGTTGAAAACCTGCAAAGTCAGTCACAAGCTGTTAGTATCAACAGCAAACAAATCCAGCAGGTTGCTTCTATCTCTGCCAATAACGACGAAGCTATTGGTAAACTGATCGCTGAAGCTTTCTCTAAAGTAGGTAAAGAAGGTGTTATCACTGTAGAAGAAGCAAAAGGTACCGATACTACTGTTGATGTAGTAGAAGGTATGCAATTCGATCGTGGTTATACTTCAGCTTACTTCGTTACCAACAGCGAAAAAATGCAGGCTGAACTGGATAACCCATACATCCTGATCTATGACAAAAAGATCAGCGCCATGAAAGATATTCTGCACATCCTGGAAAAGGTAGCACAAAGCGGCCGTCCTTTGCTGATCATCGCAGAAGAACTGGAAGGTGAAGCACTGGCTACCCTGGTAGTTAACAAATTGCGTGGTACCCTGAAAGTGGCTGCTGTAAAAGCTCCAGGTTTCGGCGACCGTCGTAAAGAAATGCTGCAGGATATCGCTATCCTTACCAAAGGTATAGTTATCAGCGAAGAGCAAGGTTACAAACTGGAAGGCGCCGATCTTACTTACTTAGGTCAGGCTGCTTCTATCACTATCGATAAAGACAATACTACCATCGTAGGTGGTAAAGGTAAAAAAGACGATATCAACGCCCGCGTAAACCAGATCAAAGCTCAGATCGAAGTAACCACTTCAGATTATGACAAAGAAAAATTACAAGAGCGTCTGGCTAAATTAAGCGGTGGTGTGGCTGTACTGTACGTAGGTGCTGCTACCGAAGTTGAAATGAAAGAGAAAAAAGATCGCGTTGACGATGCACTGCACGCAACCCGCGCTGCCGTTGAAGAAGGCATCGTGCCTGGTGGTGGTGTAGCTTACATCCGTGCTATCGCTGGTTTAAACAAACTGAAAGGTTTGAACGAAGATGAGACCACCGGTATTGCTATTGTAAAACGCGCTATTGAAGAGCCGCTGCGTCAAATCGTTGCCAACTGCGGTATCGAAGGTAGCATTGTAGTACAAAAAGTTAAAGAAGGTGAGAACGATTACGGTTTCAATGCACGTTCAGAGAAATACGAGAACCTGCTCCGCGCTGGTGTAATCGATCCTACTAAAGTTACCCGTATTGCTTTGGAAAACGCTGCTTCAATTTCTGGTATGGTACTTACCACTGAGTGTGTAATTGCCGATAAACCTAAGAAAGAAGAACCCCATGTACATGGCGGTGGCGCTCCTGGTATGGGTGGCATGGATTATTAA